The genomic window CTAAAGCCAAAACTCCACAAAGCGCGATCGCCAGTAATAATAAAGCTAGTTTCCCTGTGCTACTTTTACCGCCATGTACTTCGCCGCGACTAATGGCTGTAACTGCGGCAATATAAAAAATAGGAATGAGTGCTAAAAACCATAGTTCCCCAACCATTGCAGGGGTTGCACTCACACCCAAGAGTAAATTGCCACCACGACAAAGACCCATATTTATAGGACTTGCGATCGCATTGTGTTTGTTCCAGGCATCATAAATTAATGCCCCCATTGCCACAAATGCCGCAATTACCGCGCTAATTAACGAAACTTGCGCCGCCGCCACTATACCTATAGTTAAAAGTACAACTCCTAATATAGTTGCCCCAAAAACCGAAGCTTTACCCGTAGGAATTGGTCTTTCGGGGCGCTCTATTGCGTCTAACTGGGCATCAAAAACATCATTAAACACCACTCCGCCGCCATAAAGTCCCGTTGTAGCCAGGATTAGCCAAGCTAGAGGAGTATCTATTGCTGCGCCGGAAGCTGCAAAACCTGTAAGAATATCCGCCCAAGCTGTAACAATATTTGCCGGACGCATTAGTTGCAAATACGCCCAAATACGAGTATTTAAGCGGTAATTAGGCTTTAATACAGTAGTCATTTAGTACCTCTACTCAATTAAGGCGTAATTACTCGCCGTTTCTACTACTGGCTCTTGTCCGCGCAGGACGGAGTTATCATTAAAAGATTGACGTTGATCTATTGGTTGCGGGTTTAACCAGTCCGATTCTTTCATTTGTCCGCTTTGACTGTAAGCTGTTAAAGCATTTTTGTAACAAACAGTATTGACATAGTCGGCAGAAATATCCCGATCTAACATTAACTGCGCTGTTTTTGGCACTGCTAAGGGGTCGCTAATGCCCCAATCGGCGCTGCTATCAACAATAATGCGATCGCATCCATACTGACGTACAACTTCCACCATCCGCGCATTACCCATCTTTGTATGCGGGTAAATTGTAAAAGCTGCCCAAAAACCCCGATCTAAAACTTCTTTGACCGTTTCCTCATTATTGTGGTCAATAATTACTTTAGTTGGATCTACCCCATGCTCTATGCAGACATCCATACTCCGGCTTGTCCCAGCTTTTTTATTGCGGTGGGGAGTGTGAATTAACACCACCATATCTAACTCTTTGGCAAGTTCTAATTGCGCTCGAAAACATTTATCTTCAGCTTGGGTCATGTCATCGTAGCCAATCTCACCAATGGCAACTACACCCTCTTTACAAGCAAATAAAGGCAATAATTCCAATACCTGCGCCGCCAAGGCTTCATTATTTGCTTCTTTGGGATTTAAGCCCATAGTGCAGTAATGTTGAATCCCAAATTGGTTAGAACGAAACCGCTCCCAGCCTACCAAGCTACTAAAATAATCTTGAAACGATCCGGCATTAGTGCGGGGTTGTCCTAGCCAAAAAGCCGGCTCAATTACTGCCACAATGCCTGATTCGCGCATAATCAGATAATCGTAAGTTGTCCGCGCGGTCATGTGGATATGAGGATCTATAAACATAGTTGTTATGGTTTTGATTTTATAAGTTCTACTAATTGCCAAAGTTCCGGCGATACCGTGCGATTAGCTGCCAATCGTTCGTTGGCGTAGTCGGTTAACATTTGACCAAGGGTTGGATTAGCGCGAAGTTCTAAGCCTTGAATATCTCGCAAAGGACTACCTACAAACAGCGCTTTGAGTACCATTTGATTCCACGCCAATTCGTCAAAATAATCTTGCGGGTAAGGATTGTATAATGCGATCGCATTAAATACGGGAATCATATTACTACGCACCCCTTCAGTTGCCCGAAATCGGTACTGTTCGGGGTATGGTAAAAGCGGCAAAGCTTGATAAAGGGCGACCAATTCCCCCATATCTGCGGTGGTAAAAAGCTGCTCCAAAACTTTTAAATATTCTGCCGCGTCATTGTGAGGTAGCGCTAATAATAGTAAAATTCGCGCCGCTCCGTCGCTAGTCCAAAATTGCGGATGCCAATGCGATCGCACTTTTTGGGCTGATTGTAATTGCTCCATTGTTAGCGATAACTTTTCTTTGCCTACATAGCGAGGTACAGCGCTAAAAGCTGTGAAAAATACCCGCAATGCTGCACCATCAACAATTGGTTGGCATTTACTATCTAGCCAAGCCAAACCTTGAGTAGTGGTATGCTGGGCAACCCAGTCACGAAGTAAATTGCTAGTGGTAGCGATCGCAGTTTTCATTAAAGTACCTCGAACTACTAAAATAGTTACTGTTTGGGCGCGTTTAAGTTAAAACACTAATTTTTATCAGTAAAAATTAGTGTTTACTCAACAAAATTCCTAACTCTTAGTTATTCAACTTAAGCTTTTCTTTTGCCTTAAACTTCTTCGCCCATAGAAAATAAACTAATCCCAACCCAAGAAGCGATAGCGCCGAAGATGGTTCGGGAACGGGTTTTGTCGGTACAGAACCACCGCTATCAGGACAGGCTATAAAGCACCTAGGATCGCCCTTGGGAAAGTCACCAGAAATCCCATTTAAGGAAGCAAAAAATTGTGACAAATCGCTTTCAGAAAAAGATTCTAGCGTCGAGCCATTACCTTGAGAAAGGATAAGTTGCTCCAAAGTTTTGCTTTGGGCGGCATCAAAATCAGTAGTAAAGCCAGTGAATTCTTTGCCAAATTCGCCCATTATCGAACCAACTAGACTATCAACATCTGACTTCAACTCTGGAAACAGTGTTTTTAAGGTGTCAATATTTTGACTTGCGGTAGATTTACCATCTAAAAACCAGTTGCCATTACCAATAATTACGTTGTTATCAGTAAATAACCAATTGCCATTACCAATAATTACGTTATTTTTACCAAAATTCCAATTACCATTGCCAATGGTTGAATTATCTTTGCCAAAACTCCAATTACCATTACCAAGAGTGGAATTTTTGCTACTAGAGTTCCAATACCAGTTGCCATTACCAATAGTTGAATTATAGCTTGCCTCATCTCGAAGCCAATTCCCATTACCAATAGTACCGTTGTAACTTGCTGAATCTATATTCCAATTACCATTACCAATAACGGCATTGTTACTACTCAAGTTCCAATTTCCATTACCAATAGTGGCATTGTTGCTGCCCAAGTCTTGGTTTGCCCCAAAAGGATTTTCACCATTAGTAAAGGGGTTTTCACCATTAGCAAAAAGGTTATAAATATCGCCGTTAGCAAAAGGATTTTCACCATCAGCAAAAAACTTAGAAATATCACCATCAGTCAAAGGACTGCCACCACCAGCAAAGGGATTACTACTACCCCCACCATTGCTGTAAGGATTGTTATTACCATTGCCAACAAAAAAGTTACTAATGCTAGATTCATTAGTTGCCATAAGTAAGAGTCCTCCTATTTGCCAATTATGTTATCGAACAAATCAAGATTAAAAAGACAAATTATTTATGTCTTTGGATACATTTATTATTTGTCTTTTAATCTTTTAGTTGCGTTTATTTATTAAAGACTCTTGCCGTCCGTCGTTGATGTTGCTTGAATTTAGTTGCAGCAATTCCTAAACCAATTACTGCTAAACCTAGTACAGAAGAAGGTTCGGGAACTGGGGTACTTGAGCCATTAGTAGGAAATCCTTGGGGGCTGTTACCACCAGCAAAAATAGGTATGTTATTGCTAGAAAATTCTGCTGGATTTACGCCGCCACCAAAAATCTCCCAAAAGCTGTCATCATTAGCAAAAGGATTGACTGGAGTACCATTACTACCACTAGGAATTCCACCGCCAGCAGGAGCGTTACCTGTAGTGTTAGAAGGGTTAACACCGCCAGCAAACAAGTTCCAGAAATTGTCACCCGCAAAAGGATTACCACCGTAGGGCGAATTTCCACCAAAACCAGCGCCACCAGCAAAAGGATTACTACCACCGGGCGCACCAAGATTACCAAAAATATCCCCTACTGTAACCTTACTACCATCAGCTTTTTCGATATCTAACAATGGGCCAAAGGGTGATTGCCGTAGGAGTTCATTTAAGTCTTGAGTATTGCTACCTGTAGTCGTGTTATCAGCCATTTGTCTTACTCCTATTGGGTTGGATTCAAAAAATTGTGCAGACAGTTAATTTGAGCGCAATAGACTTCTTGTATAAATCCAATATCGCCCCCCTAAATCCGGGACTTCCGATCCGATTCTCCCCAGAATTGGGGGGCTAGGGGGGCAAAAGATCGTTTACGCAAGAGGTCTAATAGCATCTGCTCTTTTTTGTCGGAGCAAAGGAATTCAAGTTATCTTAGGATGCTCCTCTTTTTGGATGGCGCTTAAGCTTTTACTGCTTTTTGCTTTTGACGTTGCTTTAATTTGCCCATTAATGCACCACCACCTAAAACAGCTAAACCTAACATCGAAGTAGGTTCAGGTACGGGTTCAGTTCTATTGACGTTTAATACTTGAACGCGACCTTGGAAGAAATCGCCTACATAAAGCTTGTCATCTACTAGGTCTGAACCTGCCGTCCAATTAAACTTCCCTGGTTCGAGGTCTAGGGGATCGCCATAGGGAGAGGGTGCGCCCAACGCTAAAGGTGGTACGACATTTCCTTCTGCATCACGGGCAGGTTCGCCAAAGGCACTCAGAAAGTTACCACTTTTATCGAATATTTGGACGCGGCTATTGATAGAATCCGTCACGTAGATGTTGCCTTCCTCGTCTACTTCAGCATCAATCGGCTGATTGAACTCTCCGTCTCCAGTGCCTTGTTTGCCAAAAGTTAGCAGCGCCTTGCCTTCTTGATCGATCACTTGAATGCGGTTGTTGAACTGGTCAGTTACGACTAAATTTCCATCAGGCGTGATTCCTACGCCTGATGGTCCTTGAAATTGTCCTGGCGCAGTGCCGTTGCTACCAATAGAACCAGTTACTTCGCCACTTGATGAATTAAATTTCAAGATGCGATCGCTACTATAATCACCCACGAATCCATTGCCGTTATTATCAAATACAATCCCCGATGGGCCGTAGAAAGGTCTGCCTTCAACTAATCCGCTAAATTGACCTTGAGCAATGGATTTGAGATAGTTACCTTGGGGATCGAATATATTAATGCGGTTGTTGACAACATCACCCGCATAGAAATTTCCAGTATTCGGTTCAAAGGCGATCGCTGATTGCCCGTCAAATTGCCCAGGCCCGCTACCCTTACCGCCAAAGGCTTGAAGAAAATTACCCTCAGAATTGAACACCTGGATTTGATCGGTTACGTCATTAGCCACGAAGACGTTTCCTGTTCCTTCCTGTACCGCAATGCCTTGGGGGATGGCAATCGTACCTGGAGTAAACGGATTTTCTCCGGCGGCGAAGTTAGCTGGTCTACCGATGGAACTATCGTAAGATAAACTTATTGATGCTGCTTGAGCTTGGGTTGTAACTAAAAACATTAGTCCCGAACTTACGATCGCAAATGAGAGATTTTTTACTAATTCCATGATTTTCAACTCCTATTTGTGTATGGTTTATGCGGACTAAGCCTAGTGCGATCGCCCAAAATTTATTAAGGGCGATCGCCAGTTATTGACTAGGCTTTGAATTTTTGCATTTGCATTTTCAACTTGCTCTTGAACTTAGAGCCAAGTCCCGCCGCACTCAAAGCTAATATTCCCAACACAGAAGTAGGTTCGGGTACGGGTTCTGCGCCTCTATTTACCCGCACGACGCTGCCGTTACTGGGTCCAACGCCACGAGTTGTAACGTAAATCTGGTTATCGGGCCCAATCGCCAAACCATCCGCCGATTCTAGTCCTTCTCCCGCCGATACTAAAGTTGTGCGCGTTCCATCGGGAGCTAGTTGGATCAAAGAACCTGGTAAGTTGGTGATATCTGGACTGCCAATTTGGGAAACGTCGCTAAATTGGAGAACTAGCAAGTTGCCATCCTTGTCAAAAGTTAGTTCCGTAATCGCGTTAAACCCTTCAGCAAAAACTTCGGGTACACCGTCTTCATCAATGCGGAAGATCCGCGCCTGGTCTTGGGGATAAGGAAAGCCTGAATATTCACCAACATACAATGCTCCATCCGGTCCAATCGTGCCACCAGTGGGTACAGATTGAATGGTGATCCGAGGATTACCGTTTTCATCAGGAGGCAAGAAGTTGATTAGTCCTGGTGGCAATTCTGCTCCTGGGGGAAGTTCTGGAAGTTGCGGGTTGGTAATAACGTTTAATGGTAGTGGGGTTGCTTTCACTTCACTGCTATCGAGCTTAATGTTGTAAGCCACGTTGCCGCCGCCATCAATCACGTAAGCTGTATCACCACTAATAGTTAGATCGTAAGGATTAGTAACTATATCCCCACCATCAGGATTATTAGCAATTTCGTATTTGGCAAAGTCAAATATTTCTGTCAGCGCTCCAGTTTCTAAGTCAGCCTTAAATAGTTTTGCTAAGTTTGGGGTGTTTAAAACACTGTCCGGTGTTGATGGAGGAAAAGTAACAAGTTGTGTTTCTGGGATGGGATATTTTGAACCTAAAGCTAAAGTTTCGGTGTCACGGTTTCCTGGATAGCCAGCAAATCCACTAAGTAAGTAAGCATTACCAAAAGAATCAAATTGTAGGTCTTGTGGCCCTGCTCCCTGGTTGCCCGAAGGTTGTTCGGCTAAAGACTGAAAACCATTAAATATGCGATCGGTTTGACCGTCAGTTTTAACTCTGACAACCGAACCAGAATTGCCCGCACAAATTGGCTGAAACAGCGTACTAGGAGAAGGTTGGCAATTTCCACTACCGCCAATACCTGGTTCTGCGACGTAGAGCGTACCATCAGGCCCAAAGCTTACACCCCGCGCGTTACTAACTCCAGAAACAATGGTAGTTAGAGAAACCGCTTGAGCTGTGGGTCCACTAACAACCGTAGCAAAACAGAAAGACAAAAAGGTAAAAGCAGATAACTTGAAGTTCATATTTTCAACTTTGATGTACTGATAGGTTGAGAAATTTGGTTAATGAGAAAACTTCTACAAAGCTATATTCGCCAGTGGCGATTAAAAAGTCGCTTTTTGTGCCACTGTTTAAGTCCCAAAGCGCTAAAAGCTAGTACGCCGAGAACGGACGTAGGTTCGGGAACTGGCTTCGGGTTGTCAAGTTTGAGAATTTGGCTTAAGCCTGGGCGATCGCTTTGATTGGTGATATAAACTTCACCATCGGGGCTAACCGCCAAACTAGAAGGCGACACTAGCCCTTCTCCACTCAGGAGCGTTGTCTGTGTCCCATCGGGGGATATTTGAATGACTGAGCCATCAAAATTCCCCTTCCAGGCTGACTCGTTGGCGTACTGCAAGGCATACAAGTTGCCTTCAGCATCAAATTCCAAGTCAGTCAGTTGAGTAAATCCGTCAGCATAGATGCTGGTTTCCCCCTCCGCATCGATGCGATAGATCCTCGCTCCACCTTCAGGAAAAGGAAAGCCAGTAAACTGACTGACATAGTAAGCACCGTCGGGGCCTTTGGCTACGCCAGTGGGTGTAGCTTGAATGGCAAATTCTGCGGCGGGTGGCGCTGCTTCCGGTGGTGGAACTTGAGTAGGATCAAACGGGACAGAATCCGTTGGGGGAAAGAGGGGATTAGTTAAGACTTCTTGAGCAAAAGTAGCAATTGGTTGTAAGTTGCTACCATTGATTCCGACGCTGAGTAGAGCGTTTGCTCCCGCATCAACGGCGATCGCACGGTTTCCATCAAGAACAAAAGCTGTAGGATTGCTGCCAACATCTGCGTTATCGGGATTATTAGCTAATTCGTAGTTAGAGAAATCGGCAACAACTTCCCACGAATTAGTAGTAAAGTCTGCTGCAACTAGCTTGCCCAAGTCAGGACTATTTAAAGCTGTGTCTCTCAAAGCTGGATCGGCGGCGTAGCCAATCAGCACATAAGGATTGCCCGTCAGAGAATCGAACTTAATGTCTTGAGCGCCAAAGGAGCTAGTACCATCAGCTAAAGCTATAGAAGGTAGATTTGTCAAAACGCGATCGCTTTTACCATTAGCAATTTTGGTAACGGCACCGCTAGTTCCGTAGCACAAATTGCCACCAGTGGGCGAGGGAACGCAAGCCCCCGTACCACCCGATCCGGCTTCAGTAACGTAGAGAGCGCCATCGGGAGCAAAACTCAAACCTCTAGCATTATCTAACCCCTCTACAACTACCGAGAAGGTTGCAGCTAAGGCATTTTGCGGAAACAAAGCCGCAAAGATAGCTAGAATGAGTAACTTCTTTCTGCTCATCATCCTACTTTGCACCTACTAAGGAGCGAGGAATATAGCTCATCCCACGCGCAAAAGTTTCGGTATTACCTGCTTTTGCTTCGAGAGTGCGCTTGATATTCATGCTTTCCGCGCCATAGTCTTCAATTTGAAGCTTGCCATGAGGCAGAGTTTCGCCTACTTTCCAAAAACTAATCCGATGCTGAATAAATCCCGATGCGGAAGGATCGTTAAAAGCATAAGCACAAGGAATCAAAATCGCTGGCGACTTCTGGTAATAGTTGTAGTCAGGATAAAAATATTCCTGTTCGAGTAGGTAGTATTTACTCAAATTATTTATACGGAATTTAACTTGGACTTTTTGCCCGTATTCATCGACAAATTCTCCTGATTCGGGCATAATTTCGCCCCTAGGATGCAATAAGTGCGCCCACTCGTCTAGATTGCGGACATCTTTTAAATATTCAGCTCCCATTTCTACGGGTGCATCAATATACATAGTGTCTACATCAATGTAGTAGCGCCCCTTGGCTGCTTGAGTAAGTCCAGCTTTGCGCTCTAAGTTGCCCTTCAAAGAACGACACTCGGAACTATGCACCGTATGAATCCCTTCCATAATCATCTGTGGGCGACGAATCGGATCGACAAAGCTCAACCAGTGAAAGTAAACTCCTTGCTCGTCAGTTCCCGGTTCTATATATTCGGGAGGAAAAAGCAACACGGGGTAAACTTGAAAGTATTGGTTGTACTCAACGCCACAGTGCCACTCAATGCCGTAAAAAAGCGGGTGCTGTAACTTTTTGATGTGATAATACAAATTGTTTTGATAGCCAGAAGCTGTACCCAGCCAGGTATCTGCGTCAATTTGTTCGATCATGCGGCTAAATAATGTCCACTCGTCTAGGTTCTCCAACTTAGACAGGTAGTCAAAAGCCGTTTCTGGGGTTGTGGCGATAAAAGCAGAGGTAGCAAATGTATTTTTTTCCACCGATCACTCCTGTGTTTTTAGACTTTTAGCTTTAGCAATCCGCTCCTGGGCTAAACGCCGAGAAGCTTCATAGGTAGTAATTTCTGCATGATGGGCGATCGCAAAAATCTCTGACAAGGTGTCGTAAATGTTGTTTAGTTGTTGAAAAGCTTTGGTTTCGTCATAACCAATCATTTCGTTGTAAACATTAATCAGTCCGCCGCCATTGATCACGTAATCTGGGCAATATAAAATGCCCATTAATCTCAATGCTTGGCTGTGCTGTTGCTCGTTTTCTAGCTGATTATTTGCCGCTCCAGCAACAATGGGCGCTTTGATTTGCCCGATAGTCTCGCTATTTAAAATCCCTCCCAAAGCACAAGGGGCAAAAACATCAACGTCTAAGCCATAAATTTCGTCAGGGTCAACAACTTTAGCTGCGTACAATGAAGCTGCTTGTTCTGCTTTTTCCCGGTTGACATCAGTAACGTATAGCTCCACCCCATGCTCGTGTAGGTACGCACACAGATTTCCTCCCACATTCCCCAAGCCTTGGACGGCAACTTTTAGCCCTTCTAGACTTCGGTTTTGCAAGCGAAAATTGACGGCGGCTTTGATGCCTAAAAGCACTCCTCTAGCGGTAATTGGCGCTGGGCCTCCAGATTTTTCGGAAGTCCCCACTACATAGCTAGTTTGGCGGCGGATTGTGCAAACATCTTGAGGGGTAATATTGACATCTTGTCCGGTGATAAAACGCCCGTTCAGATTCTCAATAAATCGCCCGTAAGCCTCAAATAACTCATCGGATTTTTCGGCGGGATTGGCAATAATTACCGCTTTACCGCCGCCGACAGGAATGTTGGCGCAAGCAGCTTTGTAGGTCATACCGCGACTTAGACGCAAAACGTCTTTTAAAGCGGCAGATTCATCAACATAAGGCAGCATCCGGGTTGCTCCCATCGCTGGCCCTAAGCTCGTATCGTGGATAGCAATAATTGCTTTGATGTTTGGGTTTTGTCCGTGGCAAAAAAGAACTTGCTCGTGACCCATTTCTTCAACAGTTTCAAAAAGCTTCACGATAGCTCTCCAATTAAAAGCAAAACGAATGATTAAACCAAGGGAAAGGAAACTTGTTTAGCAGTATTAGTTGCTTTAACGCCTTGCGCTGCTAATCCTTGATTGCGCCCTTTAGAGGGTGCGGGACGGCTCGGATCGATAAGGACATCAATTACAAATGGGCCATTGCCAGCGATCGCTTTTTCCAACGCCGCCGTCAAATCTGCTTCCCTGGTAACGCGCACGCCATCCGCACCCATTCCCCGCGCTATAGTTACAAAATCTGTTTCGGGAATTAAAGCATCCGCTCCTGTTAATCCCAAAAGCTTCATGCCTTGGAAGCACATATTGTAGCGAGCGTCGTTGAGGACAATCCAAATTGCCGGAACTTGGTATTTTACGGCGGTACTAATTTCGTTGTTCATTAGCATTGCCCCATCGCCAACAATGGCGACAGCAAGACCCTGACGCGCGATCGCTGCCCCCACTACTCCCGTTACCGCATGACCCATTGCTCCTACTCCCGTACTTACCCGGTAGCGCCCTGTTTGATCAAATCGCAACAAGTTAGTTGACCAAGTAAAGGAGTTGCCCGACTCTGCCATAACTACCGCATCTGTGCCTTCAACTAGGATTTTTTGAATCTCTGACATCAGCACTTCTGGACGCACTAAGTTATCTGTACCCGGTGCTATAGTTTCAATTTCGGGGTTTGGGAAACAGCTATCAGTTGTCTCTATTGCTGGCATTTGCGCTAGTAACTCTTGCACAAAAACCTCTATATCTGCCTGGATGGGCAAGGTTTCAACGTGAGGATAAGCTACTCCCGGAACTTGGGAATCGATATCTACATGGATAAATCCACTTCTAGGAATCATTGCTTGACTCCAAAATGAAGTTGGTTCTCCTAAACGAGTTCCCAGTACCAATACGTATAAAGGTTTATGCTCCTGCATATAGGTCATTACTGACGAATGACCGCCTAAGCCTGTGACTCCAATAAATTGCGGATGATT from Synechocystis sp. PCC 7509 includes these protein-coding regions:
- a CDS encoding PEP-CTERM sorting domain-containing protein — its product is MATNESSISNFFVGNGNNNPYSNGGGSSNPFAGGGSPLTDGDISKFFADGENPFANGDIYNLFANGENPFTNGENPFGANQDLGSNNATIGNGNWNLSSNNAVIGNGNWNIDSASYNGTIGNGNWLRDEASYNSTIGNGNWYWNSSSKNSTLGNGNWSFGKDNSTIGNGNWNFGKNNVIIGNGNWLFTDNNVIIGNGNWFLDGKSTASQNIDTLKTLFPELKSDVDSLVGSIMGEFGKEFTGFTTDFDAAQSKTLEQLILSQGNGSTLESFSESDLSQFFASLNGISGDFPKGDPRCFIACPDSGGSVPTKPVPEPSSALSLLGLGLVYFLWAKKFKAKEKLKLNN
- a CDS encoding ScyD/ScyE family protein, translating into MMSRKKLLILAIFAALFPQNALAATFSVVVEGLDNARGLSFAPDGALYVTEAGSGGTGACVPSPTGGNLCYGTSGAVTKIANGKSDRVLTNLPSIALADGTSSFGAQDIKFDSLTGNPYVLIGYAADPALRDTALNSPDLGKLVAADFTTNSWEVVADFSNYELANNPDNADVGSNPTAFVLDGNRAIAVDAGANALLSVGINGSNLQPIATFAQEVLTNPLFPPTDSVPFDPTQVPPPEAAPPAAEFAIQATPTGVAKGPDGAYYVSQFTGFPFPEGGARIYRIDAEGETSIYADGFTQLTDLEFDAEGNLYALQYANESAWKGNFDGSVIQISPDGTQTTLLSGEGLVSPSSLAVSPDGEVYITNQSDRPGLSQILKLDNPKPVPEPTSVLGVLAFSALGLKQWHKKRLFNRHWRI
- the eboC gene encoding UbiA-like protein EboC (EboC, a homolog the polyprenyltransferase UbiA, belongs to system of proteins involved in the trafficking of precursor metabolites to an extracytoplasmic compartment so that the biosynthesis of certain natural products, such as scytonemin, can be completed.), with translation MTTVLKPNYRLNTRIWAYLQLMRPANIVTAWADILTGFAASGAAIDTPLAWLILATTGLYGGGVVFNDVFDAQLDAIERPERPIPTGKASVFGATILGVVLLTIGIVAAAQVSLISAVIAAFVAMGALIYDAWNKHNAIASPINMGLCRGGNLLLGVSATPAMVGELWFLALIPIFYIAAVTAISRGEVHGGKSSTGKLALLLLAIALCGVLALGLLPNYFILAVLPFLALLTVRVFPPFIAATYNPSADIIRKAVKAGVLSLIILDASMAAGFAGFVYGLLVLGLSFGSIALAKVFAVT
- a CDS encoding EboA family metabolite traffic protein codes for the protein MKTAIATTSNLLRDWVAQHTTTQGLAWLDSKCQPIVDGAALRVFFTAFSAVPRYVGKEKLSLTMEQLQSAQKVRSHWHPQFWTSDGAARILLLLALPHNDAAEYLKVLEQLFTTADMGELVALYQALPLLPYPEQYRFRATEGVRSNMIPVFNAIALYNPYPQDYFDELAWNQMVLKALFVGSPLRDIQGLELRANPTLGQMLTDYANERLAANRTVSPELWQLVELIKSKP
- a CDS encoding TatD family hydrolase, which translates into the protein MFIDPHIHMTARTTYDYLIMRESGIVAVIEPAFWLGQPRTNAGSFQDYFSSLVGWERFRSNQFGIQHYCTMGLNPKEANNEALAAQVLELLPLFACKEGVVAIGEIGYDDMTQAEDKCFRAQLELAKELDMVVLIHTPHRNKKAGTSRSMDVCIEHGVDPTKVIIDHNNEETVKEVLDRGFWAAFTIYPHTKMGNARMVEVVRQYGCDRIIVDSSADWGISDPLAVPKTAQLMLDRDISADYVNTVCYKNALTAYSQSGQMKESDWLNPQPIDQRQSFNDNSVLRGQEPVVETASNYALIE
- the scyF gene encoding scytonemin biosynthesis PEP-CTERM protein ScyF (ScyF is a conserved protein in biosynthesis systems for the scytonemin, a Trp-derived cyanobacterial natural sunscreen, although it is not absolutely required.) — protein: MELVKNLSFAIVSSGLMFLVTTQAQAASISLSYDSSIGRPANFAAGENPFTPGTIAIPQGIAVQEGTGNVFVANDVTDQIQVFNSEGNFLQAFGGKGSGPGQFDGQSAIAFEPNTGNFYAGDVVNNRINIFDPQGNYLKSIAQGQFSGLVEGRPFYGPSGIVFDNNGNGFVGDYSSDRILKFNSSSGEVTGSIGSNGTAPGQFQGPSGVGITPDGNLVVTDQFNNRIQVIDQEGKALLTFGKQGTGDGEFNQPIDAEVDEEGNIYVTDSINSRVQIFDKSGNFLSAFGEPARDAEGNVVPPLALGAPSPYGDPLDLEPGKFNWTAGSDLVDDKLYVGDFFQGRVQVLNVNRTEPVPEPTSMLGLAVLGGGALMGKLKQRQKQKAVKA
- a CDS encoding PEP-CTERM sorting domain-containing protein (PEP-CTERM proteins occur, often in large numbers, in the proteomes of bacteria that also encode an exosortase, a predicted intramembrane cysteine proteinase. The presence of a PEP-CTERM domain at a protein's C-terminus predicts cleavage within the sorting domain, followed by covalent anchoring to some some component of the (usually Gram-negative) cell surface. Many PEP-CTERM proteins exhibit an unusual sequence composition that includes large numbers of potential glycosylation sites. Expression of one such protein has been shown restore the ability of a bacterium to form floc, a type of biofilm.), which codes for MADNTTTGSNTQDLNELLRQSPFGPLLDIEKADGSKVTVGDIFGNLGAPGGSNPFAGGAGFGGNSPYGGNPFAGDNFWNLFAGGVNPSNTTGNAPAGGGIPSGSNGTPVNPFANDDSFWEIFGGGVNPAEFSSNNIPIFAGGNSPQGFPTNGSSTPVPEPSSVLGLAVIGLGIAATKFKQHQRRTARVFNK
- a CDS encoding ScyD/ScyE family protein: MNFKLSAFTFLSFCFATVVSGPTAQAVSLTTIVSGVSNARGVSFGPDGTLYVAEPGIGGSGNCQPSPSTLFQPICAGNSGSVVRVKTDGQTDRIFNGFQSLAEQPSGNQGAGPQDLQFDSFGNAYLLSGFAGYPGNRDTETLALGSKYPIPETQLVTFPPSTPDSVLNTPNLAKLFKADLETGALTEIFDFAKYEIANNPDGGDIVTNPYDLTISGDTAYVIDGGGNVAYNIKLDSSEVKATPLPLNVITNPQLPELPPGAELPPGLINFLPPDENGNPRITIQSVPTGGTIGPDGALYVGEYSGFPYPQDQARIFRIDEDGVPEVFAEGFNAITELTFDKDGNLLVLQFSDVSQIGSPDITNLPGSLIQLAPDGTRTTLVSAGEGLESADGLAIGPDNQIYVTTRGVGPSNGSVVRVNRGAEPVPEPTSVLGILALSAAGLGSKFKSKLKMQMQKFKA